The Microbulbifer hydrolyticus genome has a segment encoding these proteins:
- a CDS encoding isocitrate lyase/PEP mutase family protein: MGEPLHRLLAKDAALPVPGIYDGLSARLVELAGFEAAFLSGACLSFARFGRPDMGLVSAAEVAETVAVIRERTDLPLIVDMDTGFGNALNVRRTVTTFERAGASALQMEDQLMPKRCGHMQGKQVISSGEMVGKIHAALDARRSRDTLIFARTDALDVHGFDDAMERAERYLEAGADAIFIEAPKTAEQMRMIGAQFGHRTPLIHNLVEGGHSPVQTLEELQALHYRLALFPASLLHLFIPTAQNMLAELRHSGHLQAMRSQMIDLADVNGLLGADELLAASREYQYE, translated from the coding sequence ATGGGTGAACCACTGCATCGACTGCTGGCGAAAGACGCTGCACTCCCGGTACCCGGCATCTATGACGGGCTCAGCGCCCGGCTGGTGGAGCTAGCCGGCTTCGAGGCGGCGTTCCTGTCCGGTGCCTGCCTGTCGTTTGCGCGCTTCGGCCGTCCGGATATGGGGCTAGTCAGTGCCGCCGAAGTAGCGGAAACGGTGGCGGTGATCCGCGAGCGCACCGACCTCCCACTCATCGTGGATATGGATACCGGCTTCGGCAATGCCCTCAATGTCAGACGCACCGTCACCACCTTCGAACGCGCCGGAGCATCGGCGCTGCAGATGGAAGACCAGCTGATGCCAAAGCGCTGTGGACATATGCAGGGCAAGCAGGTGATCAGCAGCGGGGAAATGGTGGGCAAAATCCATGCGGCCCTGGACGCGCGGCGCAGTCGCGATACGCTGATCTTTGCGCGCACCGATGCCCTCGACGTACACGGGTTTGACGACGCCATGGAGCGGGCCGAACGCTACCTGGAAGCCGGCGCCGATGCCATTTTTATCGAGGCCCCGAAAACCGCCGAGCAGATGCGGATGATCGGCGCACAATTCGGTCACCGCACGCCGCTCATCCACAACCTGGTAGAGGGCGGTCATTCTCCGGTGCAGACATTGGAGGAGCTCCAGGCACTGCACTATCGCCTCGCCCTCTTCCCTGCCTCCCTGCTGCACCTGTTTATCCCGACTGCGCAGAACATGCTGGCTGAGTTGCGCCACAGTGGTCACCTCCAGGCCATGCGCAGCCAGATGATCGACCTCGCCGATGTCAACGGCCTGCTCGGTGCCGACGAACTGTTGGCGGCGAGCAGAGAATACCAATACGAATAA
- a CDS encoding CaiB/BaiF CoA transferase family protein, which produces MNKALRGIRILDLTHMLSGPYGAMILADLGADVIKVEPLAGEGTRKLLANDPENSIDGFGAYYLTLNRNKRSVALNLKSERGRQVFYDLVKQADVVISNFGPGVPERLGIDYDTLSNINPRIITCCVSGFGSDGPGAMRPAFDQVAQAYGGGMSITGDDPANPVRAGIPIGDLGGGMFAVMGILAAVAERASSGRGQHVDISMVDCQVSMLNYMATMFFLSGKNPYPIGNAHFVHVPYNSYATADGFIIIAVITDNFWQNLKPVVKVPEFDDPKYDGQPGRFADKDFIDAKLAQVFATDTTDAWLAQLEAQRIPCAPINNLERALSDSQVLHRNMVVDIAHPNGKTTKAPGNPIKLSRTHEDSFSPAPHIGQHTDQILSELCGYAQTDIEALKESGDAA; this is translated from the coding sequence ATGAACAAGGCTCTGCGCGGTATTCGAATACTGGATCTGACTCATATGCTGTCCGGGCCCTACGGCGCGATGATACTCGCCGACCTGGGTGCGGATGTGATCAAGGTGGAGCCCCTGGCGGGGGAGGGCACGCGCAAGCTGCTCGCCAACGACCCTGAAAATTCGATTGACGGCTTTGGCGCTTACTACCTGACGCTGAATCGCAACAAGCGCAGTGTGGCACTGAACCTCAAAAGTGAGCGCGGCCGCCAGGTATTTTACGATCTGGTAAAGCAGGCGGATGTGGTGATCAGCAATTTTGGTCCCGGTGTGCCGGAGCGGCTGGGCATCGATTACGACACCCTGAGTAACATCAACCCGCGCATCATCACCTGCTGTGTGTCCGGCTTCGGTTCCGATGGCCCCGGTGCCATGCGCCCGGCATTCGACCAGGTCGCCCAGGCCTATGGCGGCGGTATGTCGATTACCGGTGACGATCCGGCCAACCCGGTGCGCGCAGGTATTCCGATTGGCGACCTCGGTGGTGGCATGTTTGCGGTTATGGGGATTCTCGCCGCCGTTGCCGAGCGCGCCAGCAGCGGTCGCGGTCAGCACGTGGATATTTCCATGGTGGATTGTCAGGTCTCCATGCTGAACTACATGGCCACCATGTTCTTCCTCAGTGGCAAGAATCCGTATCCCATCGGCAATGCACACTTCGTGCACGTGCCCTACAACAGCTACGCGACTGCCGATGGGTTCATCATCATCGCGGTGATTACCGACAATTTCTGGCAGAACCTGAAGCCGGTGGTGAAGGTTCCCGAGTTCGATGACCCGAAATACGACGGGCAGCCCGGACGCTTTGCGGACAAGGATTTTATCGACGCAAAGCTCGCGCAAGTGTTTGCCACCGATACGACAGACGCCTGGCTCGCGCAGCTCGAGGCGCAGCGGATTCCCTGTGCGCCGATCAACAATCTGGAGCGGGCCCTCAGCGATTCGCAGGTACTGCATCGCAATATGGTGGTGGACATCGCTCACCCTAATGGCAAAACCACCAAGGCACCGGGCAACCCGATCAAGCTGTCGCGCACGCATGAAGACTCGTTTTCGCCGGCGCCCCATATCGGTCAGCACACCGACCAGATCCTCAGCGAACTGTGTGGTTATGCCCAGACCGATATCGAGGCGCTCAAGGAGAGCGGCGACGCCGCGTAA
- a CDS encoding MFS transporter, with protein MVQPNWLGIQLAPGISRGNFNSYLFAVFISSGYAGALSVLQPGLLHVMGIAADTQAMLTGFLSALQELVFILLLGTAGALSDRIGRRPVYVFGLALTGIGFALYPHANSISQLVAFRLLVAVGSAAMIGMMVTVVADYATQESRGRANGVQALMATLGAFVPPALASLPRVFTGQGFDELAAQQWTFAIGGALGLVAAVIALVGLAPKMRDTANAARESIKNTLRGGLQAARDPQTALSYGAAFISRGDLAVTGAFISLWLIQYGTRELGLSASEAMFQLAVPRVLATVAGALLGSMLMGVIADRTSRVTAVAMASGLAAAVYGAVFLVSDPTANWVIGLLFVMGIAEISAFVSSQALVGQQAPEAYRGATIGFFGVAGAFGILLGTSGGGVLFAKISPSAPFVLFGILNFAVFLWSMWLRSRLDQGTPTPTPVPEHVISTSQS; from the coding sequence ATGGTGCAACCTAACTGGCTTGGCATCCAACTGGCTCCGGGTATTTCCCGCGGCAATTTCAACAGCTACCTGTTTGCCGTATTCATTTCGTCGGGTTATGCCGGCGCCCTGTCTGTGCTGCAGCCGGGACTTTTGCATGTTATGGGCATCGCGGCAGATACCCAGGCCATGCTCACGGGCTTCCTCAGTGCCCTGCAGGAGCTGGTGTTTATACTTCTACTGGGCACCGCGGGCGCGTTGTCCGATCGCATTGGACGCCGTCCGGTCTACGTATTCGGGCTTGCACTCACCGGGATCGGATTCGCGCTTTACCCCCACGCCAACTCCATTTCACAACTGGTTGCTTTCCGGCTGCTGGTCGCCGTCGGCAGCGCAGCCATGATCGGCATGATGGTGACGGTCGTGGCCGATTACGCAACCCAAGAGTCCCGCGGTCGCGCCAATGGTGTACAGGCGCTGATGGCGACCCTGGGCGCCTTCGTTCCTCCGGCACTGGCCAGCCTGCCGCGTGTATTCACCGGCCAAGGCTTCGATGAGCTGGCTGCGCAACAGTGGACCTTCGCCATCGGCGGCGCCCTCGGGCTGGTGGCTGCCGTCATTGCACTGGTGGGGCTCGCGCCGAAAATGCGCGACACCGCCAATGCCGCCAGAGAGTCCATCAAAAACACTCTGCGTGGCGGATTGCAGGCCGCGCGCGACCCCCAGACCGCACTGTCCTACGGAGCTGCGTTCATCTCGCGCGGCGATCTCGCGGTGACCGGAGCCTTTATCTCCCTGTGGTTGATACAGTACGGCACCCGTGAACTCGGACTCAGCGCGAGCGAGGCCATGTTCCAGCTGGCGGTCCCGCGGGTTCTGGCAACGGTTGCCGGCGCCCTGCTCGGGTCCATGCTGATGGGCGTGATCGCCGACCGCACGTCGCGCGTGACCGCCGTGGCCATGGCGTCCGGATTGGCAGCCGCAGTGTACGGTGCCGTCTTTCTGGTCTCAGACCCGACGGCCAATTGGGTCATCGGCCTGCTGTTTGTGATGGGTATCGCCGAGATCAGCGCCTTTGTCAGTAGCCAGGCGCTGGTGGGGCAGCAAGCGCCGGAAGCCTACCGCGGCGCAACCATCGGCTTCTTCGGGGTAGCCGGAGCCTTCGGCATCCTGCTCGGCACATCTGGCGGTGGTGTGTTGTTCGCAAAAATTTCGCCAAGTGCCCCATTTGTACTATTCGGCATACTCAATTTTGCGGTATTCCTGTGGAGCATGTGGCTTCGCAGTCGTCTCGACCAGGGAACCCCGACACCGACGCCGGTTCCAGAACACGTAATTTCAACCAGCCAATCGTGA
- a CDS encoding DUF2141 domain-containing protein, whose product MNNPLLRFCLGVFVIFTCGRAIADTETANVKLTVSNIHSQVGKLYIAVYDSKDTFLGETKFFAEEVALENLKDGKLEVDLNLPYGQYAISVHHDNNANGKMDRNFVGIPKEPVGLSNGHVPRFGPPKFSKAVIDIAQPEQLENIALVD is encoded by the coding sequence ATGAATAATCCACTACTCCGCTTTTGCCTTGGTGTGTTTGTAATTTTCACCTGTGGCAGGGCCATCGCTGATACGGAGACCGCCAATGTGAAACTGACGGTATCCAACATCCATTCCCAGGTGGGGAAGCTGTATATCGCCGTGTACGATTCAAAAGACACGTTTCTCGGCGAGACCAAGTTTTTCGCGGAAGAGGTGGCGCTTGAAAATCTCAAGGACGGCAAGCTCGAGGTGGATCTGAACTTGCCTTACGGCCAGTATGCGATCAGCGTGCATCATGATAACAATGCCAATGGCAAAATGGATCGCAATTTCGTCGGTATACCCAAAGAGCCGGTGGGATTGTCCAACGGCCATGTGCCGCGTTTTGGTCCGCCGAAGTTTTCCAAGGCGGTGATCGATATCGCACAGCCGGAACAGCTGGAAAACATTGCGCTGGTGGATTGA
- a CDS encoding aldehyde dehydrogenase family protein: MNREYHLPELTNFIDGACSAPTINRGQYLCDANTGEPLQERRNSDDTQVSTALEAADRVHREGIWEAIPAGERATLLENIAEELGSEEYAETISTADSLTSGAVIRTTRKMANILPLVFRGAAAYLRQGHLDRKVPGPCGAVEYLRRPWGPALLIAPWNGPTAIASHKVASALAAGAPCILKPSEFTPHSAIMMARAAQRAGLPDGVFQLVLGDRSVGGKMVEDPRIKAVSFTGGLAGGRAIARACADDFIPTQLELGGNNQLVVLEDADLDKAATGIVYGLTNLNGQWCRALGRLLVHESVKHALLDKVLSLLSGFRLGHSLDESSDMGPLVHRGHFEQILTDIERLQSHGGQLLSSTPLPDLRGNFVAPTLVDGCRPDDTREEIFGPVAAVHSFRDDSEALALANGTDLGLAGYVYSENIERAFAFARRMRTGGVKINGYSLLSIGEGTPRSAWGLSGLGEEGHAQSIEFFTGAQVIGVSPQDPLGGR, from the coding sequence ATGAACCGTGAATATCACTTGCCCGAACTCACCAATTTCATCGACGGGGCCTGTTCCGCACCGACCATCAACCGGGGGCAGTATCTCTGTGATGCCAACACCGGTGAACCGTTACAGGAACGGCGCAACAGCGACGACACGCAGGTATCCACGGCCCTGGAGGCAGCTGACCGCGTCCATCGCGAAGGTATCTGGGAGGCCATTCCCGCAGGGGAGCGCGCCACCCTGCTCGAAAATATCGCCGAAGAACTCGGCAGCGAGGAATACGCGGAGACCATCAGCACTGCCGACAGCCTCACCTCCGGTGCGGTGATCCGCACCACGCGCAAGATGGCGAACATACTGCCCCTGGTGTTTCGCGGCGCGGCCGCTTATCTGCGCCAGGGGCATCTGGATCGCAAGGTGCCAGGCCCCTGCGGAGCGGTGGAATACCTGCGACGCCCGTGGGGTCCGGCGCTGTTGATCGCGCCCTGGAATGGTCCCACCGCCATTGCTTCCCACAAGGTGGCAAGTGCGCTGGCCGCCGGCGCTCCATGTATTCTCAAACCCTCCGAATTTACTCCGCACTCGGCCATTATGATGGCGCGCGCCGCGCAGCGTGCCGGTCTGCCCGACGGCGTGTTCCAGCTGGTTCTCGGCGACCGCAGTGTGGGCGGCAAAATGGTGGAGGACCCGCGCATCAAGGCCGTCTCCTTTACCGGAGGCCTGGCCGGTGGGCGTGCCATTGCGCGCGCCTGCGCCGATGACTTTATCCCGACGCAGCTGGAGCTTGGCGGCAACAACCAACTGGTAGTGCTCGAAGATGCCGACCTGGATAAAGCCGCTACCGGTATTGTGTACGGTCTCACCAACCTCAATGGCCAGTGGTGCCGCGCATTGGGACGCCTGCTGGTCCACGAATCGGTCAAACACGCGCTGCTGGACAAGGTGCTGAGCCTGTTGTCCGGTTTCCGTCTCGGCCACTCCCTCGACGAATCGAGCGATATGGGCCCCTTGGTACACCGCGGTCATTTCGAACAGATACTGACAGACATCGAACGTCTGCAGTCGCATGGCGGCCAGCTACTTTCCTCCACCCCACTGCCCGACCTGCGCGGCAACTTCGTTGCGCCGACCCTGGTGGACGGCTGCCGACCGGACGACACCCGCGAGGAAATTTTCGGGCCGGTCGCGGCGGTGCACAGTTTCCGCGACGACAGCGAGGCACTGGCGCTGGCGAATGGCACTGACCTGGGGCTGGCAGGGTATGTGTACAGCGAGAACATAGAGCGGGCCTTCGCGTTTGCCCGGCGCATGCGCACAGGCGGAGTGAAGATCAACGGCTACAGCCTGCTCAGTATCGGGGAGGGAACGCCCCGCAGTGCCTGGGGGCTGTCGGGACTCGGCGAGGAAGGGCATGCCCAGTCCATCGAGTTTTTTACCGGGGCGCAAGTGATTGGGGTCTCACCACAGGATCCACTAGGGGGGCGCTGA
- a CDS encoding TonB-dependent receptor, whose translation MFNRNQISIAVAAVVSVQGAVAQSEHNREVHALRGGDFAIEEVMVTARKREESLQTVPVAVDVLTSVQLEEKGIAGLEGVARYTPGLDFETGLMPNDTRISLRGLSNTRGRSNVALLIDGVDVSSESLTTGGSGNGPNLDLFDLERVEVVKGPQSAVYGRSAFSGAVNYVTKRPGDTAESRVAMDLTEHGYNKLQAGGSMPIVPGVLAASLNLARTEFDGYYQNPNTGGDLGTIDSDGVAVAVNWTPTEKFSAYMRGEYSEAEYSQRPNVQRQAILHTGSSPYDFTLLGSVSPNAEKRAIAGTGTTAADCATTAAYQYMVSAPGTPACGAVLVGELGSADESEIDLSPNPLTGKDFPGTEVRGARASLELNYKADAFEFLSLTGVNYNDSRTQSDFDRTNFTVESLGPGSGMFVPPGFPGEYTQYGVNSNSDTSFDVEQLSQEFRLTGTAGKVDWLASALYWAESMDTVMNQQWWLRDGVSKEFWDAYLDQWMGGFGLVDHRTTPVPLPIPMSRDTDHVSVAFSLNYNFTDNWRLTAEGRYLEEDIKYGSIPLSTQFNGLMGVPVLDPVTFMPTEPEAQTYSRTDSAFVPRVGLDWQAMDSLMVYASYSEGFKPGGMSTADGNGDISVGEYEPEELSVYEAGFKSNLLSNRLQLNGAAYLYDYTNQQISHFVTDPQSGMSNAAVANAGESELRGMELSAIYRPSANWTFVANYVLSDTEVVDFTIAEHGRAGTLDKLWTQTADGDYSGTQFLNSAKHAGLLSIRYDGEFANGAGYFTELVGTYESERYLDRGNNAWLPAYWLMDFQGGVSFDSLDLVFYVNNLLDDDKVKFGLNNVDYGFLPGGATTPQTIELILPEPRTAGLRVSYKF comes from the coding sequence ATGTTCAATCGAAACCAAATTTCTATCGCCGTCGCTGCCGTGGTATCTGTGCAGGGCGCTGTGGCACAAAGTGAACATAATCGCGAAGTCCATGCTTTGCGGGGTGGCGACTTTGCCATTGAGGAAGTGATGGTCACCGCGCGCAAGCGCGAGGAGTCGCTGCAGACGGTGCCGGTGGCCGTCGATGTGCTTACCTCGGTACAGCTTGAGGAAAAGGGTATTGCTGGACTGGAAGGCGTCGCGCGTTATACCCCGGGCCTGGATTTTGAAACCGGGCTGATGCCGAATGATACGCGTATTTCCCTGCGCGGCCTTTCGAACACACGAGGGCGCTCCAATGTGGCGCTGTTGATTGATGGTGTGGACGTGTCTTCCGAGTCATTGACTACCGGTGGTAGCGGCAACGGCCCCAATCTGGATCTGTTTGATCTGGAGCGGGTGGAAGTCGTCAAAGGGCCGCAGAGTGCCGTGTATGGCCGTTCCGCCTTTTCCGGTGCGGTGAATTATGTCACCAAGCGGCCGGGTGATACCGCGGAAAGCCGTGTGGCGATGGACCTAACCGAGCACGGTTACAATAAGTTGCAGGCGGGTGGGAGCATGCCGATTGTTCCGGGGGTGCTCGCGGCGTCACTGAATCTGGCGAGGACCGAATTTGACGGCTACTACCAGAACCCGAACACGGGGGGCGATTTGGGAACAATCGATTCCGACGGCGTGGCGGTCGCAGTCAACTGGACGCCCACGGAAAAGTTCTCAGCCTACATGCGTGGTGAATATAGCGAGGCTGAATATTCCCAGCGTCCCAATGTCCAGCGCCAGGCGATTCTGCACACCGGGTCATCACCCTACGATTTCACGTTGCTGGGCTCCGTAAGTCCCAATGCCGAGAAGCGCGCGATAGCGGGTACCGGCACCACAGCTGCAGATTGTGCTACCACTGCTGCCTATCAGTACATGGTAAGCGCGCCGGGCACGCCAGCCTGCGGTGCAGTTCTTGTTGGGGAATTGGGGAGCGCAGACGAAAGTGAAATTGACCTTTCACCCAATCCGCTGACCGGTAAGGATTTTCCCGGTACCGAGGTGCGCGGTGCGCGCGCTTCACTGGAGTTGAATTACAAAGCCGATGCGTTTGAATTCCTGTCGCTGACAGGGGTCAACTACAATGATTCCCGCACCCAGTCGGATTTTGACCGCACCAATTTCACTGTTGAATCACTTGGCCCGGGCTCGGGTATGTTTGTTCCCCCAGGGTTTCCGGGTGAATACACCCAGTACGGTGTGAACTCCAACAGTGATACCAGCTTTGACGTCGAGCAGCTCAGTCAGGAATTCCGTTTGACCGGTACCGCCGGCAAAGTGGACTGGCTTGCGAGTGCCCTCTACTGGGCGGAGTCCATGGACACGGTGATGAACCAGCAGTGGTGGCTGCGGGATGGTGTCAGCAAGGAATTCTGGGATGCTTACCTGGATCAGTGGATGGGCGGTTTCGGTCTGGTGGATCACCGTACAACACCTGTGCCGCTGCCGATTCCCATGAGCCGCGACACTGACCATGTTTCTGTGGCTTTCTCGCTCAATTACAACTTTACGGACAACTGGCGTTTGACTGCCGAGGGTCGCTATCTCGAGGAAGATATCAAGTACGGCAGTATCCCGCTGAGCACACAATTCAACGGTTTAATGGGTGTGCCGGTACTTGATCCGGTCACATTCATGCCAACAGAACCCGAAGCCCAGACCTATTCGCGTACAGACAGCGCGTTTGTGCCGCGGGTGGGCCTCGACTGGCAGGCGATGGACAGCCTGATGGTATACGCCTCCTATTCGGAAGGCTTCAAACCTGGTGGCATGTCCACAGCGGATGGCAATGGCGATATTTCCGTTGGCGAATACGAGCCGGAAGAGCTTTCGGTGTACGAGGCTGGCTTCAAGAGCAACCTCCTGAGTAATCGTCTGCAGCTGAATGGTGCTGCCTACCTGTACGACTACACCAATCAGCAGATCTCCCACTTTGTTACAGATCCGCAGAGTGGCATGAGTAACGCTGCAGTCGCCAACGCGGGTGAAAGTGAACTGCGGGGGATGGAGCTGAGCGCGATATATCGTCCATCTGCGAATTGGACCTTTGTCGCCAACTATGTATTGAGTGACACTGAAGTTGTCGACTTTACCATTGCGGAACATGGCAGGGCGGGCACTCTCGATAAGTTGTGGACCCAGACAGCGGACGGGGACTATTCCGGTACCCAGTTCCTGAATTCCGCCAAGCACGCTGGCCTATTGTCCATTCGTTACGATGGTGAGTTTGCCAACGGTGCGGGTTACTTCACCGAGCTGGTGGGAACCTACGAATCAGAGCGCTATCTGGATCGGGGCAACAATGCCTGGCTGCCAGCCTACTGGCTGATGGACTTCCAGGGCGGTGTGAGCTTCGACAGTCTGGACCTGGTGTTCTACGTGAACAACCTGCTGGATGACGACAAGGTTAAATTCGGACTGAATAACGTCGATTACGGATTCCTTCCGGGTGGTGCGACAACGCCTCAGACGATCGAGCTTATTCTGCCGGAGCCTCGCACAGCAGGCTTACGTGTAAGCTACAAGTTCTGA
- a CDS encoding hydroxymethylglutaryl-CoA lyase, with protein MREKVLINDVGPRDGLQNQPRVLTVTQRVQLIQALINAGVRSVEAGAFVSPKAVPAMAGTDAVLAGLPVDAGIDFQVLVPNLKGYQLARSAGATTVVLVVCASETMNQRNVRMSVEESLAQAREICAAARLDGVRVVTCIAVAWHCPFEGATEPGRVLDLAGRLFAMGAQDVNIADTIGAATPMAVGNLMGALAREYSTERLACHFHDTRAFGLANVYAALETGIRKFDSSVGGIGGCPFAPGATGNVASEDVVMLLEQMGFDTGIDLPLLMAAGQLVGGMLDTTAGGRADAWRRLQLEKGAEVI; from the coding sequence ATGCGGGAAAAAGTACTGATCAATGATGTGGGCCCAAGGGACGGTTTGCAGAATCAGCCCAGGGTGCTTACGGTGACGCAGAGAGTGCAGTTGATTCAGGCGCTCATCAACGCCGGTGTCCGCTCGGTGGAAGCGGGGGCCTTTGTATCCCCGAAGGCAGTGCCGGCCATGGCTGGCACCGATGCGGTGCTGGCAGGTCTGCCGGTAGATGCGGGGATCGATTTCCAGGTATTGGTCCCGAACCTCAAGGGCTATCAGCTGGCGCGCAGCGCCGGTGCCACGACGGTGGTGCTGGTGGTGTGCGCCAGCGAGACGATGAATCAGCGCAACGTGCGTATGTCGGTGGAGGAATCACTGGCGCAGGCGCGCGAAATCTGCGCGGCGGCCCGATTGGATGGGGTGCGTGTGGTGACCTGCATTGCCGTGGCCTGGCACTGTCCGTTCGAAGGCGCCACCGAGCCGGGCAGGGTGCTGGATCTTGCCGGCCGACTGTTCGCCATGGGCGCGCAGGACGTGAACATCGCCGATACCATCGGCGCGGCTACGCCGATGGCGGTTGGGAATTTGATGGGTGCGTTGGCGCGGGAGTACAGCACCGAGCGCCTCGCCTGCCATTTTCACGATACCCGTGCGTTTGGGCTGGCAAATGTTTACGCCGCGCTCGAAACGGGAATCCGCAAATTTGACAGTTCGGTGGGGGGAATAGGCGGCTGCCCGTTCGCGCCGGGCGCTACTGGAAATGTGGCCAGTGAAGATGTGGTGATGCTGCTGGAGCAGATGGGCTTTGATACCGGGATTGATCTGCCCCTATTGATGGCAGCGGGTCAACTGGTCGGCGGCATGCTGGACACCACTGCTGGTGGTCGTGCAGATGCGTGGCGCCGGTTGCAGCTGGAGAAAGGAGCTGAAGTCATCTGA